The following coding sequences lie in one Streptomyces sp. NBC_01224 genomic window:
- a CDS encoding integrase encodes MPAPPSWWSDLAVHLAAHRHPIYAADLIATTARLLLHAESCDPCSLLARAKSDAPELVGALTDFFRTHGHLDPPPRRSDRRATERRARRIEATPTPLRPQAKKFAAFLLRQREQAEQLGLRPNQLKTIEIRLTAVRDLALHLHTEGHTNWASVTTAHLESFLALNPALRASRLAGLRQFFAYAHYSKAILHNPTDPINAVQHRGFKGPTLTLTQQRTLYQRWTTHHDIHPHEAFIGLAALLHAATITELRQLSDTGINPHHHSVHFPGRSLAIPLDDATWTALQRCQEHRHQLGSDNPHLLVTRLTRTHHGPAGAAHIRDTLAPTGLRPRILRSTRLLTLADELDAKTLTTSLGMSYAGVAHYRPSPNLTKPI; translated from the coding sequence GTACACCTCGCAGCGCACCGACACCCGATCTACGCGGCCGACCTCATCGCCACCACCGCGCGCCTGCTCCTCCACGCCGAGTCCTGCGACCCCTGCAGCCTCCTCGCCCGCGCTAAAAGCGATGCCCCCGAACTCGTCGGAGCGCTCACCGACTTCTTCCGCACCCACGGCCACCTCGACCCACCACCACGCCGCTCCGACAGACGAGCAACAGAACGCCGAGCCCGCCGCATCGAGGCCACACCCACCCCTCTGCGCCCCCAGGCCAAGAAGTTCGCCGCCTTCCTCCTGCGACAGCGCGAGCAAGCCGAACAACTGGGACTACGCCCCAACCAGCTGAAAACCATCGAGATCCGACTTACTGCCGTCCGCGACCTGGCCCTCCACCTCCACACCGAGGGCCACACGAACTGGGCCAGTGTCACCACCGCCCATCTGGAATCCTTCCTGGCCCTCAACCCGGCCCTCCGCGCATCCCGACTCGCGGGACTGCGCCAGTTCTTCGCGTACGCCCACTACTCCAAAGCCATCCTCCACAACCCCACCGACCCCATAAATGCCGTACAGCACAGGGGATTCAAAGGTCCCACCCTCACCCTGACCCAGCAGCGCACCCTGTACCAGCGGTGGACCACCCACCACGACATACACCCGCACGAGGCATTCATCGGCCTCGCCGCCCTGCTCCACGCAGCAACCATCACCGAGCTGCGCCAGCTCTCTGACACCGGGATCAACCCCCATCACCACAGCGTCCACTTCCCCGGCAGATCCCTGGCCATCCCGCTCGACGACGCGACCTGGACCGCACTCCAACGCTGCCAAGAACACCGACACCAACTGGGCTCGGACAACCCCCACCTGCTCGTCACTCGGCTCACCCGCACCCACCACGGCCCCGCCGGCGCCGCTCACATCCGCGACACCCTCGCCCCTACTGGCCTCCGGCCCCGCATCCTGCGCTCTACTCGCCTGCTCACCCTCGCCGATGAACTCGACGCCAAGACCCTCACCACCTCACTGGGGATGTCCTACGCAGGAGTCGCCCACTACCGGCCCAGCCCGAACCTCACCAAACCAATATGA
- the tpg gene encoding telomere-protecting terminal protein Tpg produces the protein MGEISDGIERALLTRPVPTGASALRFLMRAEKGSTKKVARLLGVSQRTVQRWVTKKPGTRRPPGAQHAQAIEEAVLARWQPRIRARRRAQAEAEGFVFHTRARFGFAAPAGSSDDPRVRWITQYLPGEVARELFAARDAGAGEQQQMVILARALGHAYFRDGGHRAHGLHIAFSDLEFADFSIG, from the coding sequence GTGGGGGAGATCAGCGACGGAATTGAGCGAGCGCTGCTGACGCGCCCGGTACCTACAGGCGCCTCGGCACTGCGTTTCCTCATGAGGGCCGAGAAGGGCTCCACGAAGAAGGTGGCACGCCTCCTGGGCGTTTCACAGCGCACCGTGCAGCGGTGGGTGACAAAGAAGCCCGGAACACGTCGTCCGCCAGGTGCGCAGCATGCCCAGGCGATCGAGGAAGCGGTCCTGGCTCGGTGGCAGCCCCGAATACGGGCCCGTCGGCGTGCCCAGGCCGAGGCGGAGGGCTTCGTCTTCCACACCAGGGCGCGATTCGGGTTCGCGGCTCCTGCAGGCTCCTCGGACGACCCGCGGGTGCGGTGGATCACCCAGTACCTGCCTGGAGAGGTCGCCCGGGAACTCTTCGCCGCCCGGGATGCCGGCGCAGGCGAGCAGCAGCAGATGGTGATCCTCGCTCGCGCGCTGGGGCACGCCTACTTCCGCGACGGGGGCCACCGCGCCCACGGCCTGCACATCGCCTTCAGCGACCTCGAGTTCGCCGACTTCTCGATCGGCTGA